One Felis catus isolate Fca126 chromosome D2, F.catus_Fca126_mat1.0, whole genome shotgun sequence DNA window includes the following coding sequences:
- the PRF1 gene encoding perforin-1 isoform X1 translates to MGACVLLPGLLLLLLPRPAPAPCHTAARSECRRNRPFVPGSMLAGEGVDVTSLRRSGSFPVDTESFLRPDGTCTLCHNVLKQGALQRLPLALTDWRAQGSGCQRQVVRAKASSTEAVAREAASNIRNDWRVGLDVSPKPSANVHVTVAGSHSHMANFAAQKTFHDQYSFSTDLVECRFYSSHLVHSPPLHPNFQRVVRDLPPDFNTSTEADYLRLISNYGTHFIRSMELGGRISALTALRTCELALDGLGAKEVEDCLAVEAQVSISGRADSSSELKACEEKKKHHKITTSFHQAYRERFSEIVGGHHTSVSDLLFGDQAGPEQFSAWVASLLDRPSLVDYTLEPLHVLLESQDPRREALRQAVSKYVMDRARWKDCSRPCPLGQKKSPHNPCQCVCHGSAVTNQDCCPRQRGLAHLEVMNFQASGLWGDSFTRTDAYLKVFFGGQELRVSTVWNDNNPKWMTRLDFGDVILSTGGPLRVQVWDQDHGWDDDLLGTCDQNPRSGLHEVRCGLSHGHLRFSYHAKCLPHLKGDTCLEYAPHGLLGELPGNRSGPVW, encoded by the exons ATGGGTGCCTGCGTGCTCCTCCcaggcctcctcctcctgctgctgccccgccccgccccagccccctgccACACGGCCGCCCGCTCCGAGTGCCGCCGCAACCGTCCGTTTGTGCCCGGCTCAATGCTGGCTGGGGAGGGCGTGGACGTGACCAGTCTCAGGCGCTCGGGCTCCTTCCCGGTGGACACAGAGAGCTTCCTGCGGCCCGACGGCACCTGCACTCTCTGCCACAACGTCCTGAAACAGGGCGCCCTTCAGCGCCTCCCTCTGGCACTGACTGACTGGCGCGCCCAGGGCTCAGGCTGCCAGCGCCAAGTGGTCAGGGCCAAGGCCAGTTCCACCGAGGCCGTGGCCAGGGAAGCAGCCAGCAACATCCGCAACGACTGGCGGGTGGGGCTGGACGTGTCTCCCAAACCCAGCGCCAACGTGCATGTGACCGTGGCTGGCTCGCACTCCCACATGGCCAACTTCGCGGCCCAGAAGACCTTCCACGACCAGTACAGCTTCAGCACTGACTTGGTGGAATGTCGCTTCTACAG cTCTCACCTGGTACActctcccccactccaccccaatTTCCAGAGGGTCGTCAGAGACCTGCCCCCCGACTTCAACACCTCCACCGAGGCCGACTACCTCCGGCTCATCTCCAACTACGGCACCCACTTCATCCGGTCCATGGAGCTGGGCGGCCGGATCTCGGCCCTCACCGCCCTGCGCACCTGTGAGCTGGCCCTGGACGGGCTCGGGGCCAAAGAGGTGGAGGACTGCCTGGCCGTCGAGGCCCAGGTCAGCATAAGTGGCCGTGCCGACTCTTCATCGGAACTCAAGGCCTGTGAGGAGAAGAAGAAGCACCACAAGATAACCACCTCCTTCCACCAGGCCTATCGGGAGCGCTTTTCCGAAATAGTTGGCGGCCACCACACCTCCGTAAGTGACCTGCTGTTTGGGGACCAGGCCGGGCCCGAGCAGTTCTCGGCCTGGGTCGCCTCGCTGCTGGACAGACCCAGCCTGGTGGACTACACCCTGGAGCCTCTGCATGTGCTCCTGGAGAGCCAGGACCCGCGGCGGGAGGCCCTGCGACAGGCCGTGAGCAAGTACGTGATGGACAGGGCCCGCTGGAAGGACTGTAGCAGGCCTTGCCCCCTGGGGCAGAAGAAGAGCCCCCACAACCCATGCCAGTGTGTCTGCCACGGCTCAGCGGTCACCAACCAGGACTGCTGTCCCCGGCAGAGGGGCCTGGCCCACTTGGAGGTCATGAACTTCCAGGCGTCAGGCCTGTGGGGAGACTCTTTCACTAGGACGGACGCCTACCTGAAGGTCTTCTTTGGAGGCCAGGAGCTGAGAGTGAGCACAGTGTGGAACGATAACAACCCCAAGTGGATGACGCGGCTGGACTTCGGGGACGTGATCCTGTCCACCGGGGGTCCCCTGAGGGTGCAGGTCTGGGACCAAGACCACGGCTGGGACGATGACCTCCTCGGCACCTGTGACCAGAACCCACGGTCTGGCTTGCACGAGGTGAGGTGTGGCCTGTCCCACGGTCACCTGAGATTCTCCTACCATGCCAAGTGCTTGCCTCACCTGAAGGGGGACACCTGCCTGGAGTATGCCCCCCACGGTCTTCTGGGGGAGCTTCCCGGAAACCGGAGTGGGCCGGTGTGGTGA
- the PRF1 gene encoding perforin-1 precursor (The RefSeq protein has 2 substitutions compared to this genomic sequence), whose protein sequence is MGACVLLPGLLLLLLPRPAPAPCHTAARSECRRNRPFVPGSMLAGEGVDVTSLRRSGSFPVDTESFLRPDGTCTLCHNVLKQGALQRLPLALTDWRAQGSGCQRQVVRAKASSTEAVAREAASNIRNDWRVGLDVSPKPSANVHVTVAGSHSHMANFAAQKTFHDQYSFSTDLVECRFYSSHLVHSPPLHPNFQRVVRDLPPDFNTSTEADYLRLISNYGTHFIRSMELGGRISALTALRTCELALDGLGAKEVEDCLAVEAQVSISGRADSSSELKACEEKKKHHKITTSFHQAYRERFSEIVGGHHTSVSDLLFGDQAGPEQFSAWVASLLDRPSLVDYTLEPLHVLLESQDPRREALRQAVSKYVMDRARWKDCSRPCPLGQKKSPHNPCQCVCHGSAVTNQDCCPRQRGLAHLEVMNFQASGLWGDSFTRTDAYLKVFFGGQELRVGTVWNDNNPKWMTRLDFGDVILSTGGPLRVQVWDQDHGWDDDLLGTCDQNPRSGLHEVRCGLSHGHLRFSYHAKCLPHLKGATCLEYAPHGLLGELPGNRSGPVW, encoded by the exons ATGGGTGCCTGCGTGCTCCTCCcaggcctcctcctcctgctgctgccccgccccgccccagccccctgccACACGGCCGCCCGCTCCGAGTGCCGCCGCAACCGTCCGTTTGTGCCCGGCTCAATGCTGGCTGGGGAGGGCGTGGACGTGACCAGTCTCAGGCGCTCGGGCTCCTTCCCGGTGGACACAGAGAGCTTCCTGCGGCCCGACGGCACCTGCACTCTCTGCCACAACGTCCTGAAACAGGGCGCCCTTCAGCGCCTCCCTCTGGCACTGACTGACTGGCGCGCCCAGGGCTCAGGCTGCCAGCGCCAAGTGGTCAGGGCCAAGGCCAGTTCCACCGAGGCCGTGGCCAGGGAAGCAGCCAGCAACATCCGCAACGACTGGCGGGTGGGGCTGGACGTGTCTCCCAAACCCAGCGCCAACGTGCATGTGACCGTGGCTGGCTCGCACTCCCACATGGCCAACTTCGCGGCCCAGAAGACCTTCCACGACCAGTACAGCTTCAGCACTGACTTGGTGGAATGTCGCTTCTACAG cTCTCACCTGGTACActctcccccactccaccccaatTTCCAGAGGGTCGTCAGAGACCTGCCCCCCGACTTCAACACCTCCACCGAGGCCGACTACCTCCGGCTCATCTCCAACTACGGCACCCACTTCATCCGGTCCATGGAGCTGGGCGGCCGGATCTCGGCCCTCACCGCCCTGCGCACCTGTGAGCTGGCCCTGGACGGGCTCGGGGCCAAAGAGGTGGAGGACTGCCTGGCCGTCGAGGCCCAGGTCAGCATAAGTGGCCGTGCCGACTCTTCATCGGAACTCAAGGCCTGTGAGGAGAAGAAGAAGCACCACAAGATAACCACCTCCTTCCACCAGGCCTATCGGGAGCGCTTTTCCGAAATAGTTGGCGGCCACCACACCTCCGTAAGTGACCTGCTGTTTGGGGACCAGGCCGGGCCCGAGCAGTTCTCGGCCTGGGTCGCCTCGCTGCTGGACAGACCCAGCCTGGTGGACTACACCCTGGAGCCTCTGCATGTGCTCCTGGAGAGCCAGGACCCGCGGCGGGAGGCCCTGCGACAGGCCGTGAGCAAGTACGTGATGGACAGGGCCCGCTGGAAGGACTGTAGCAGGCCTTGCCCCCTGGGGCAGAAGAAGAGCCCCCACAACCCATGCCAGTGTGTCTGCCACGGCTCAGCGGTCACCAACCAGGACTGCTGTCCCCGGCAGAGGGGCCTGGCCCACTTGGAGGTCATGAACTTCCAGGCGTCAGGCCTGTGGGGAGACTCTTTCACTAGGACGGACGCCTACCTGAAGGTCTTCTTTGGAGGCCAGGAGCTGAGAGTGAGCACAGTGTGGAACGATAACAACCCCAAGTGGATGACGCGGCTGGACTTCGGGGACGTGATCCTGTCCACCGGGGGTCCCCTGAGGGTGCAGGTCTGGGACCAAGACCACGGCTGGGACGATGACCTCCTCGGCACCTGTGACCAGAACCCACGGTCTGGCTTGCACGAGGTGAGGTGTGGCCTGTCCCACGGTCACCTGAGATTCTCCTACCATGCCAAGTGCTTGCCTCACCTGAAGGGGGACACCTGCCTGGAGTATGCCCCCCACGGTCTTCTGGGGGAGCTTCCCGGAAACCGGAGTGGGCCGGTGTGGTGA